The genome window TGCGGCCTGTAGCAAAAAAATATTTAGGGAATGGACGGGTGGCCCATCGTTGGCCTGCGAACACATTAGCCCGTTCCCTCCCCGCGTGGCGGGGCCGGTCAGTAATGGCGCAGCAGCTCAACCGCGAAGCGGGTGCGGTTCAACTGTTCGGTGGCGGAGGAAATGACTTCACCGCTGGCGATATCCACCAGCGCCACATGCACGTCGATGTTGGCGCCGATGTCACGGACCTTGCCGCTGATGATCGCCTGCGCTTTCAGTTCGTGGCCGATGCGTTGAATCTCTTCTTTCGTGTAGCGGATGGACGGTTTCAGTTCCAGCCGTTCCAGCGTTTCCATGACCTCGCCTTTCTGCGAAACGCGGAAGAAGCGGCCGCGGGTGATGGCTTCCACCACGCGCGAGGACATGTACTCGCCCAGAATGGGAACCCGGTTTTCGTCGTCCACCAGATCCATCACCACCACCTTGTTGATCTCGTATTCCTGCGCGCCCTGGGTGAGGTCTTGCACCAGATTCTCCGACTTTTTCTTGTAGTACTCGGAGTCGGTGTCCGGCGTGAAGACCGTTTCCCAGAATTTGGAAGGAGCCATTTTGATTTCACACGCCGAGAGGAATACCAGGATGAAAACCAGGCCGATCACCTTCGCGTGCAGCGCGATGAAATCGAAACTCCAGTTTTTAATCCGCTCCATTGATTTTTGAATTTGCTCAAACCCATTCATGTCGATCACCCCTCTCCTGATTTGTTTGCTTAAATGACATCCAGTTCGGCGTGCAGCGATCCCGCCGCCTTGATCGCCTGAAGTATCGAAATCAGGTCACGCGGCGTCACGCCGATGGCGTTGAGCCCGGTCACCACCTCTCCCAGGTCGATGCCTTCGGGCACGACAATCAAGCGGTCTTCATCTTCTCCCACGGCAATCCGGGTTCTGGGAAGGATCACCGTTTCCCCTTCCGATAAAGGCTCCGGCTGGGAAACGATGGGTTGCTCCGTGACCTGGACAAATAAATTCCCGTGAGCGACTGCCACCCTCGATATTTTTACGTTATCCCCCATGACCACGGTGCCGGTTCTCTCATCTATGATCACCTTCGCCACGGAATCGGGTTGGACTTCCAGCACTTCGATCTGCGTCACGAATTCCGAAACGTTGTCCTTGTAAAACTTGGGCACTTTGATGTGGATGGTGCGCCCATCGAGAGTTGTCGCGAATTCGTCTTTCAGGATCGAGTTGATTTTTTTTGCAATGCGGTTGCCGGTGGTGAAATCGGTTTGCTTGAGCGATAGAATGATTTCTTTTTTGACGTTGAACGTATTGGGCAATTCTCTTTCCACCATCCCGCCGCCGGAGATCCGGCCCACGTTCAAATGGTTTTCCTGAATGCCCTGCCCCTGGCCCTGAACGGCAAAACCACCAATGGAAACCGGGCCCTGCGCCACGGCATAGGTGGTCGAGTCCGGTCCTTTCAGCGGCGTCATCAGCAACGTGCCCCCTTGCAGACTGCGCGAGTCACCGAGTGAGGACACGGTGACATCGATGCGA of Nitrospina watsonii contains these proteins:
- a CDS encoding FlgO family outer membrane protein, which encodes MNGFEQIQKSMERIKNWSFDFIALHAKVIGLVFILVFLSACEIKMAPSKFWETVFTPDTDSEYYKKKSENLVQDLTQGAQEYEINKVVVMDLVDDENRVPILGEYMSSRVVEAITRGRFFRVSQKGEVMETLERLELKPSIRYTKEEIQRIGHELKAQAIISGKVRDIGANIDVHVALVDIASGEVISSATEQLNRTRFAVELLRHY
- a CDS encoding flagellar basal body P-ring protein FlgI, whose amino-acid sequence is MLFKVFAFLLCFFMLPENAGAIRIKELANVNGVRANQLIGFGLVIGLANTGDRATNVFFSIQTMVNMLQKLGVTVPQDRVDQLQFKNAATVMVTAELPPFAHQGDRIDVTVSSLGDSRSLQGGTLLMTPLKGPDSTTYAVAQGPVSIGGFAVQGQGQGIQENHLNVGRISGGGMVERELPNTFNVKKEIILSLKQTDFTTGNRIAKKINSILKDEFATTLDGRTIHIKVPKFYKDNVSEFVTQIEVLEVQPDSVAKVIIDERTGTVVMGDNVKISRVAVAHGNLFVQVTEQPIVSQPEPLSEGETVILPRTRIAVGEDEDRLIVVPEGIDLGEVVTGLNAIGVTPRDLISILQAIKAAGSLHAELDVI